A single genomic interval of Mauremys reevesii isolate NIE-2019 linkage group 24, ASM1616193v1, whole genome shotgun sequence harbors:
- the FBL gene encoding rRNA 2'-O-methyltransferase fibrillarin translates to MRPGFSPRGGRGGFGDRGGGRGGFRGGRGGGFRSPGGSDGGFRGRGGGGGFRGRGGPGRGGRGGGGRGGRGGFKGGKKVTVEPHRHEGVFICRGKEDALVTKNLVPGESVYGEKRISVEDGELKVEYRAWNPFRSKLAAAILGGIDQIHIKPGAKVLYLGAASGTTVSHVSDIVGPDGLVYAVEFSHRSGRDLINVAKKRTNIIPVIEDARHPHKYRMLIGMVDVIFADVAQPDQSRIVALNAHNFLKNGGHFVISIKANCIDSTAAPEAVFASEVKKMQQENMKPQEQLTLEPYERDHAVVVGIYRPAPKQKK, encoded by the exons ATGAGGCCGG GTTTCAGCCCCCGTGGGGGGCGCGGTGGATTCGGAGACCGTGGAGGAGGCCGAGGGGGCTTCCGGGGAGGCCGGG GTGGTGGGTTTAGATCTCCAGGTGGAAGCGATGGAGGCTtcagaggaagaggaggtggcGGTGGTTTCCGAGGAAGaggcgggccaggccggggcgGCCGTGGAGGCGGAGGTCGGGGTGGCCGAGGAGGGTTTAAAGGAGGCAAGAAGGTGACTGTGGAACCCCATAGGCATGAAG gcgTCTTCAtctgcagggggaaggaggatgCGCTTGTGACAAAGAATCTGGTGCCTGGCGAGTCTGTGTACGGGGAGAAGAGGATCTCCGTGGAG GATGGTGAGCTGAAGGTGGAGTACCGCGCCTGGAACCCCTTCCGCTCCAAGCTGGCGGCGGCCATCCTGGGTGGCATCGATCAAATCCACATCAAGCCGGGAGCCAAGGTCCTGTACCTGGGAGCTGCCTCCGGGACCACAGTCTCGCACGTCTCTGACATTGTGGGGCCG GACGGTCTGGTCTACGCTGTGGAGTTCTCCCATCGCTCGGGCCGTGACCTCATCAACGTGGCGAAGAAACGCACCAACATCATCCCCGTCATTGAGGACGCGCGGCACCCGCACAAGTACCGCATGCTGATTG GGATGGTGGACGTGATCTTCGCAGACGTGGCCCAGCCTGACCAGTCGCGTATTGTGGCCCTAAACGCTCACAACTTCCTGAAGAACGGAGGGCACTTCGTCATCTCCATCAAG GCCAACTGCATCGATTCCACAGCGGCGCCTGAGGCCGTCTTCGCCTCTGAGGTGAAGAAGATGCAGCAGGAGAACATGAAACCTCAGGAGCAGCTGACGCTGGAGCCCTACGAGCGAGACCATGCTGTGGTGGTGGGGATTTACAG ACCTGCCCCCAAACAGAAGAAGTAG